The Planctomycetota bacterium genome window below encodes:
- a CDS encoding efflux RND transporter periplasmic adaptor subunit, which produces MRLGLFLLFTGVGLLAGCSHPKSEPAAAAQTPAAPKPVAVTVAPVSVRPVQRTVEVVGTFRGMEEVTVGSKSAGRVVRVHHDVGDVVKPGDLLLEIDDTDYRLAVEEASRQLDSELAKLGLSKLPSQDASVNELPTVIRARLLADNALRRFQRSESLFQRKVITDDEFETAKTDYQVAEADFQQAVIDARTILSSARHRNATLLTTMQKLQDTRIVVPTPSEAVAGSQFVVARRMVSAGEMAQSSPPTEVFKLVMDNPLKLKATVPERHIGEVQQNLAAQIAVDAYPGQKFSGHVSRISPTVDSVNRTFEIEMLVPNPKGQLRPGSFAKAWVLVSQSAQALTVPQDALVTFAGVQKVFVVRGERAVPIEVQLGVRGEGWLEVFGALDPNDQVVTSGYTQLAEGTAVRIRTVETAEASSPASR; this is translated from the coding sequence ATGCGTCTCGGTTTGTTCTTGCTGTTCACCGGTGTCGGCCTGCTGGCCGGCTGCTCGCATCCCAAGTCCGAGCCTGCCGCCGCGGCGCAGACACCGGCCGCCCCCAAGCCCGTCGCGGTCACGGTCGCGCCGGTCAGCGTGCGCCCGGTGCAGCGCACGGTCGAAGTGGTTGGCACCTTCCGCGGCATGGAAGAAGTCACCGTCGGTTCCAAGTCAGCCGGCCGCGTGGTCCGTGTGCATCACGACGTCGGTGACGTGGTGAAGCCGGGGGACTTGCTGCTGGAGATCGACGACACCGATTATCGGCTGGCCGTCGAGGAAGCGTCACGGCAGCTCGATTCCGAGTTGGCCAAGCTGGGCCTGAGTAAGCTTCCATCACAAGATGCGTCGGTGAACGAGTTGCCCACGGTGATCCGCGCGCGCCTACTGGCCGACAACGCCTTACGGCGGTTTCAGCGGAGCGAGAGCTTGTTTCAGCGCAAAGTGATTACTGACGACGAATTCGAAACAGCCAAGACCGATTACCAGGTCGCCGAGGCTGACTTCCAGCAAGCGGTGATCGACGCCCGCACCATTCTGAGCAGCGCCCGGCATCGCAACGCCACGCTGCTGACCACGATGCAAAAGCTGCAAGACACGCGGATCGTCGTGCCAACTCCGTCCGAAGCAGTGGCTGGCTCACAATTTGTCGTGGCGCGGCGCATGGTCTCGGCCGGCGAAATGGCGCAAAGCTCGCCACCGACCGAGGTGTTCAAGCTGGTGATGGACAACCCCCTGAAGCTCAAGGCCACTGTGCCCGAGCGGCACATCGGCGAGGTCCAGCAAAACCTGGCGGCTCAGATCGCCGTCGACGCTTATCCGGGGCAGAAGTTCTCGGGACACGTGTCGCGGATCAGCCCCACGGTCGATTCGGTGAACCGGACCTTTGAGATCGAAATGCTAGTCCCCAACCCCAAGGGGCAATTGCGGCCGGGCAGCTTTGCCAAGGCCTGGGTGCTGGTCAGTCAATCGGCCCAGGCGCTAACCGTGCCCCAAGACGCCTTGGTCACGTTCGCCGGCGTGCAGAAAGTCTTCGTCGTGCGAGGCGAACGCGCCGTGCCGATCGAAGTCCAACTGGGCGTGCGCGGCGAGGGCTGGCTCGAAGTCTTTGGCGCACTCGATCCGAATGACCAGGTCGTAACCTCGGGCTACACGCAACTGGCCGAAGGCACGGCGGTTCGCATTCGCACGGTGGAAACAGCCGAAGCCTCGTCGCCCGCGTCGCGATAA
- the hemW gene encoding radical SAM family heme chaperone HemW, protein MLVDREPTPVTVTTQPRAAYIHVPFCAHRCGYCNFTLVARRDDLIETYLAALACELQALGQPREVETLFIGGGTPTHLEPAQLERLLMLVRQWFPLAAGYEFSVEANPIDITSERVGVLKAHGVNRVSLGAQSFSPDKLRLLERDHTPEQIRTAIELLRPVVHSVSLDLIFAAPGETLPEWQADVEQALALRPDHLSTYGLTFERGTTFYGRKLRHELLAVDEETEAAMYEFALERLPAAGLAQYEVSNFARPGYECRHNEVYWAADEYFAAGPGAARYVAGTRQVNHRSVSTWIKRVLEGHSPVAEEETLDAEDRAREALAIGLRRVAGVDVARFAERFGFNVEALMARDLARYRDLGLLAIEHGALRLTRRGLLLADTVCGSIVRQ, encoded by the coding sequence ATGCTTGTTGATCGCGAGCCGACACCGGTGACCGTTACGACTCAGCCCCGCGCCGCCTACATTCACGTGCCGTTCTGCGCGCACCGATGCGGCTATTGCAACTTTACGCTAGTCGCGCGGCGCGACGATCTGATCGAGACGTACCTTGCCGCGCTCGCATGTGAATTGCAGGCGCTGGGCCAGCCGCGCGAGGTCGAGACGCTGTTCATCGGGGGCGGCACGCCGACTCATTTGGAGCCGGCGCAGCTCGAGCGGCTGTTGATGCTGGTGCGACAGTGGTTCCCGCTGGCCGCGGGATACGAGTTTTCGGTCGAGGCCAATCCGATCGACATCACGTCCGAGCGTGTGGGCGTCTTGAAAGCGCACGGTGTGAATCGGGTCAGCTTGGGGGCCCAGTCGTTCTCGCCTGACAAGTTGAGGCTCTTGGAGCGTGATCACACGCCCGAGCAGATTCGGACGGCGATTGAGTTATTGCGCCCGGTCGTCCATTCGGTGTCGCTCGATTTGATCTTTGCCGCGCCGGGTGAAACATTGCCCGAGTGGCAGGCCGACGTGGAACAGGCGTTGGCGTTGCGGCCTGACCATCTGTCGACGTATGGACTCACCTTTGAACGCGGCACGACGTTCTATGGCCGAAAGCTGCGGCACGAGTTGCTGGCGGTCGACGAAGAGACCGAAGCGGCCATGTACGAGTTCGCGCTGGAGCGTCTGCCGGCGGCGGGGCTTGCTCAGTACGAGGTGTCAAACTTCGCACGGCCGGGATATGAATGCCGGCACAACGAGGTGTACTGGGCGGCCGATGAATACTTCGCCGCCGGGCCAGGGGCGGCGCGTTATGTGGCCGGCACGCGGCAAGTGAACCACCGGAGCGTGAGCACTTGGATCAAGCGCGTGCTCGAAGGGCATTCACCAGTGGCCGAGGAAGAAACGCTCGACGCCGAGGATCGCGCCCGCGAGGCACTGGCGATTGGCCTGCGGCGCGTGGCGGGGGTGGATGTCGCCCGGTTCGCCGAGCGCTTCGGATTCAACGTAGAGGCGCTGATGGCGCGCGACTTGGCTCGCTATCGCGACCTGGGGCTGTTGGCGATCGAACATGGCGCGCTGCGACTCACACGGCGCGGCTTGCTGCTGGCCGACACCGTGTGCGGCAGTATTGTTCGCCAGTGA
- the dgt gene encoding dNTP triphosphohydrolase, translating into MSQAPSGGAAIGATPFVPLTIAEREAALLAPYAMHSFDSAGRKHAEPAHPYRGPFQRDRDRLVHSAAYRRLSAKMQVFTGELGDYHRTRLTHTLEVSSIARTLGRALRLNEDLVESLALAHDLGHPPFGHAGEDVLHACLAEVGGFSHNAQALRIVELIEQRYPEFPGLNLSQEVLAGQAERIRHDTHAVRPLLEVQVVEAADSIAYDTHDADDALHLELLTLDELLEIPLWREAARRVRSRYSALDEPQLKRTVLHELIDWQVGDLFEQAVAKINDLNVRSADDVKRVPLIIQASSTLAQQKAELERFLQERVYRHATVLRVRRLVQGELREMFEGYREQPHHLPDSFRARVETVGLARSVGDYLAGMTDRYARHEHHRLFQGS; encoded by the coding sequence ATGAGCCAGGCACCCTCGGGCGGGGCGGCGATCGGCGCGACGCCGTTCGTACCGCTGACCATTGCCGAGCGTGAAGCGGCGTTGCTGGCCCCCTACGCGATGCACAGCTTCGATTCGGCCGGCCGCAAGCACGCCGAGCCGGCCCATCCTTACCGCGGGCCGTTCCAACGTGACCGGGACCGGTTGGTCCACAGCGCGGCCTATCGCCGGCTGAGCGCCAAGATGCAGGTTTTCACGGGCGAACTCGGCGACTATCACCGGACGCGGCTGACCCACACGCTGGAAGTGTCGTCGATTGCCCGCACGCTGGGGCGCGCCCTGCGATTGAACGAGGATCTGGTCGAATCGCTGGCGTTGGCCCACGATCTGGGGCATCCACCATTTGGCCACGCCGGCGAGGACGTACTGCACGCTTGCCTGGCTGAGGTGGGTGGCTTTTCGCACAATGCCCAGGCGCTAAGAATTGTCGAGCTGATCGAGCAACGCTATCCCGAGTTCCCCGGACTGAACCTGAGCCAGGAAGTCCTGGCTGGCCAAGCCGAGCGGATTCGTCATGACACCCACGCGGTGCGCCCTTTGCTTGAAGTGCAAGTGGTCGAGGCGGCCGACAGCATTGCCTATGACACGCACGACGCTGACGACGCGCTCCACCTGGAGCTATTGACGCTCGACGAGTTGCTGGAGATTCCGCTGTGGCGCGAAGCGGCCCGCCGCGTCCGCAGCCGATACTCCGCCCTCGACGAACCGCAACTCAAGCGCACCGTGCTGCACGAGCTAATCGATTGGCAGGTCGGCGACTTGTTCGAGCAGGCCGTCGCCAAGATCAACGACTTGAATGTCCGCTCGGCCGACGATGTCAAGCGAGTGCCACTGATCATCCAGGCCAGCAGCACGCTCGCCCAGCAAAAGGCCGAGCTCGAACGCTTCTTGCAGGAGCGCGTTTATCGCCATGCCACCGTGCTCCGCGTGCGTCGACTGGTGCAAGGCGAACTGCGCGAGATGTTCGAGGGCTACCGCGAGCAGCCTCATCACTTACCCGATAGCTTCCGCGCCCGGGTCGAAACGGTCGGACTGGCCCGCTCGGTCGGCGACTATCTGGCCGGCATGACCGATCGCTATGCCCGACATGAGCACCACCGGTTGTTCCAAGGCTCGTAG
- a CDS encoding YjbQ family protein: MSANKFAWRQKNVSLPAQPRGLHLITSHVEQHTPDLARCRVGLLHVFLQHTSAALMINENADPDVPADLLSMFERLAPEDFPYTHTVEGPDDMPAHVKTALLGCSLTIPVNEGKLCLGTWQGIYLCEHRNRGGSRRIVLTLQGDFAD; encoded by the coding sequence ATGAGCGCAAATAAATTTGCTTGGCGTCAAAAAAATGTCAGCCTCCCCGCCCAGCCGCGCGGACTGCATTTGATCACTTCGCACGTCGAGCAACACACGCCGGACCTCGCTCGTTGCCGCGTGGGACTGCTGCACGTGTTTCTGCAACACACCAGCGCGGCATTGATGATCAACGAGAACGCCGATCCCGACGTGCCGGCCGATTTGTTGAGTATGTTCGAGCGTCTGGCACCGGAAGATTTTCCGTACACGCACACGGTCGAAGGGCCGGACGACATGCCGGCCCACGTCAAAACGGCGCTGCTGGGCTGCTCGCTCACTATTCCGGTGAACGAAGGGAAACTTTGCCTCGGCACCTGGCAGGGGATCTACTTGTGCGAGCATCGCAATCGCGGCGGCAGCCGGCGGATCGTCCTGACTTTGCAAGGGGACTTCGCCGATTGA
- a CDS encoding EcsC family protein, giving the protein MTNHQLLPTEQQFLAEAARYLEQPSLLIRLANAIGKPLEVVAKGMEAIAPNVIDSAVRTALTSALRLAISTLPREAANPPGTLVAEKPVGEIGADSKFWSNLSVAATGTAGGLFGWLGLAAELPMTTTIMLRSIAAVAKDAGENLGQPEVQLQCLSVFSLGGPSDVDDALEASYLTARFGVYEAVAQSARLVGQMSAVEFSQMLQRGSSPALVALIAAIARRFDVAVTQKVVAQAIPLVGAGAGAMINVAFMDHFNRVARYHFGIRSLERLYGLDFVQDQYRAAALAAKRR; this is encoded by the coding sequence ATGACCAATCACCAGCTTCTTCCGACCGAACAGCAGTTTCTGGCCGAGGCGGCGCGCTATCTGGAACAGCCTTCGCTCTTGATCCGATTGGCCAACGCCATTGGCAAGCCGCTGGAAGTCGTCGCGAAGGGAATGGAGGCCATCGCGCCGAACGTCATCGACTCGGCGGTCCGCACGGCGTTGACCTCGGCCTTGCGACTGGCGATCTCAACATTGCCACGCGAGGCGGCCAACCCGCCCGGGACGTTGGTGGCTGAAAAGCCGGTCGGAGAAATCGGCGCCGACAGTAAGTTCTGGAGCAACCTGTCGGTGGCGGCCACCGGGACGGCCGGCGGGCTGTTCGGCTGGCTGGGGCTGGCGGCCGAGTTGCCCATGACCACGACGATCATGCTCCGTTCGATCGCGGCCGTGGCCAAGGACGCCGGCGAGAACCTGGGACAACCCGAGGTCCAGTTGCAATGCCTCAGCGTGTTCAGCCTCGGCGGCCCGTCCGATGTGGACGACGCGCTGGAGGCCAGCTACCTGACCGCCCGGTTTGGCGTGTACGAAGCGGTGGCCCAGTCGGCGCGATTGGTCGGGCAGATGAGCGCGGTCGAGTTCTCCCAGATGCTGCAACGCGGCAGCTCGCCGGCGCTGGTGGCGTTGATTGCCGCGATTGCCCGCCGCTTTGACGTGGCGGTCACGCAGAAGGTCGTGGCACAGGCCATTCCGCTAGTCGGCGCGGGTGCCGGCGCGATGATCAACGTGGCGTTCATGGACCACTTCAACCGCGTGGCCCGATACCACTTTGGCATCCGCAGCCTGGAACGGCTGTACGGGCTGGACTTCGTCCAGGATCAATACCGCGCAGCCGCACTGGCCGCGAAGCGACGCTGA
- a CDS encoding HIT domain-containing protein, with protein MEDERLWAPWRLAYLQGDKPQGPTPEELARLRPGADADCFLCRAAVAADDRANLVVARGSSALVMLNRYPYNNGHLMVAPLDHHGRFEQIDATTHAEITTLISRGVLAIEQALRAEGVNVGLNLGRAAGAGVPGHLHWHIVPRWFGDTNFMTAVADLRVISASLDAMCEVLSAAIKPPETGS; from the coding sequence TTGGAGGACGAGCGACTTTGGGCACCCTGGCGGTTGGCCTATCTGCAAGGCGATAAGCCCCAGGGGCCGACGCCCGAGGAGTTGGCCCGGCTGCGCCCCGGCGCTGACGCCGACTGCTTTCTGTGTCGGGCAGCGGTCGCAGCGGACGATCGCGCCAACCTGGTCGTCGCGCGCGGCTCGTCGGCCCTCGTCATGCTCAATCGCTATCCTTACAACAACGGGCATTTGATGGTCGCGCCGCTCGATCATCATGGCCGATTCGAGCAAATCGACGCCACCACTCACGCCGAGATCACCACCCTGATTTCGCGAGGCGTGCTGGCTATCGAGCAGGCGCTCAGGGCCGAAGGGGTGAACGTCGGGTTGAATCTGGGACGCGCCGCCGGAGCGGGCGTGCCGGGGCACCTGCATTGGCACATCGTGCCGCGCTGGTTTGGCGACACCAATTTCATGACCGCGGTAGCCGATCTACGGGTCATCTCGGCGTCGCTCGACGCCATGTGCGAAGTCTTGTCGGCCGCCATCAAGCCGCCGGAGACCGGGTCATGA
- a CDS encoding Dabb family protein, translating to MHTAPSAHGAPASSTSVLRHVVAFKFKADAKPEDIKRVETEFAKLPSKIDAIKGFEWGLDNSPEKLAKGFTHCWLITFADEKGRDEYLPHAAHQEFVGIVKPVVDDVFVIDYWSK from the coding sequence ATGCACACCGCCCCATCGGCTCACGGCGCCCCGGCCAGCTCGACCAGCGTGTTGCGCCACGTGGTGGCCTTCAAGTTCAAGGCCGACGCCAAGCCCGAGGACATCAAGCGCGTCGAAACCGAGTTCGCCAAGCTCCCCAGCAAGATCGACGCGATCAAGGGTTTTGAATGGGGGCTCGACAACAGCCCCGAGAAGCTGGCCAAGGGGTTCACCCACTGCTGGCTGATCACGTTCGCCGATGAGAAAGGTCGCGACGAGTACTTGCCCCACGCGGCCCATCAAGAGTTCGTCGGCATCGTCAAGCCGGTCGTGGACGACGTCTTCGTGATCGACTACTGGTCGAAGTAG
- a CDS encoding TetR/AcrR family transcriptional regulator gives MSIQQKRLGRPPNRELQSRRREEILDGAALLFAERGYDHSDTQSLVAALGVGKGTLYRYFDSKQELFLAVVNRAMDRLDECIEQALAAVADPIDRFESAITAYLKFFAESPAVVELLIQERAIFRDTQRPVYFERKAAKAERRHQMLAELIAAGRLRQMPVDCIGEVLGNQLYGTMFTNHFAGRRQSFEAQVQDILDIVFHGILTDAERERRAGRAASPRHETTSPSVDE, from the coding sequence ATGTCAATACAGCAAAAGCGGTTAGGACGACCGCCCAATCGCGAGCTGCAAAGCCGACGGCGCGAGGAAATCCTCGACGGGGCCGCGTTGTTGTTCGCTGAGCGGGGCTACGACCACTCGGACACGCAATCGCTCGTGGCGGCTTTGGGCGTCGGCAAAGGAACCCTCTACCGGTATTTCGACAGCAAGCAGGAGCTGTTCCTGGCCGTCGTGAATCGGGCCATGGACCGTTTAGACGAGTGCATCGAGCAAGCCCTGGCCGCCGTGGCCGACCCGATCGATCGCTTTGAATCCGCCATCACCGCGTACCTGAAGTTCTTTGCCGAGAGCCCTGCCGTGGTCGAGTTGCTGATTCAAGAGCGGGCGATCTTTCGCGACACGCAGCGCCCGGTCTACTTCGAGCGCAAGGCCGCCAAGGCCGAACGCCGGCACCAGATGTTGGCCGAATTGATCGCCGCCGGTCGCCTGCGCCAGATGCCCGTCGACTGCATCGGCGAAGTGCTGGGCAATCAGCTCTACGGCACGATGTTCACCAATCACTTTGCCGGCCGCCGGCAATCGTTCGAAGCCCAGGTGCAAGACATTCTCGACATTGTGTTCCACGGCATCCTGACCGATGCCGAGCGCGAGCGCCGCGCCGGGCGTGCCGCGTCGCCCCGTCACGAAACAACCTCACCATCAGTTGACGAGTAA
- a CDS encoding TRAM domain-containing protein has product MNRQPAEIAETRERMYRLSRIWLGTMIGLLIGMALASYLPRLFRADEVIGTAPKLIVLFGGGTLVFLTAVAGGVCGCYITGTSVVSSGVSMPAESITPFILDTSAVIDGRIVDVQATGVLNGPLVVPEVVVTELQALADSPDRLRRARGRRGLDLLDKLRTAADNQFSIWRGQLDAATAVAPVDLQLVAIARQLNGKLVTGDFNLGKVARLQGVPVVNLNDVAAALRPVFLPGDSIEVELLKPGESPQQGVGYLEDGTMVVVDGGRERIGQTVHAAVTSVLQTSAGRMIFARWTD; this is encoded by the coding sequence ATGAATCGACAGCCCGCCGAAATCGCCGAAACCCGCGAGCGGATGTACCGCCTGAGTCGCATCTGGCTCGGCACGATGATCGGCTTGCTCATAGGGATGGCCCTGGCTAGCTACTTGCCGCGGCTGTTCCGCGCCGACGAAGTGATTGGCACCGCGCCCAAGCTGATTGTCTTGTTCGGTGGTGGCACACTGGTGTTCCTGACCGCGGTAGCTGGCGGTGTTTGCGGCTGTTACATCACTGGCACTTCCGTTGTTTCGAGTGGCGTGTCGATGCCCGCCGAATCGATCACGCCGTTCATCCTGGACACCAGCGCCGTGATCGATGGCCGGATTGTCGACGTCCAAGCGACTGGCGTGCTCAACGGGCCGCTCGTCGTCCCCGAGGTGGTCGTCACCGAATTGCAGGCATTGGCCGACAGCCCCGATCGACTCCGTCGAGCGCGCGGGCGACGCGGGCTCGATTTGCTCGACAAACTGCGCACTGCGGCCGATAACCAATTTTCGATTTGGCGCGGACAGCTCGACGCCGCCACGGCGGTCGCGCCGGTCGACTTGCAACTGGTGGCGATTGCCCGGCAGTTGAACGGCAAGCTGGTGACCGGCGACTTCAACCTGGGCAAGGTCGCCCGGTTGCAAGGGGTGCCGGTGGTGAATCTGAACGATGTGGCGGCGGCGTTGCGGCCCGTGTTCCTGCCCGGCGATTCGATCGAGGTCGAACTGCTCAAGCCCGGCGAGTCGCCTCAGCAAGGAGTTGGCTACCTCGAGGACGGCACGATGGTCGTGGTCGACGGCGGCCGCGAGCGGATTGGCCAGACCGTTCACGCCGCGGTGACCAGCGTCTTGCAAACCAGCGCCGGCCGGATGATCTTTGCACGTTGGACGGATTAG
- a CDS encoding segregation/condensation protein A translates to MNFRVDLDIYRGPLDLLLYLVRKHEVAIVDLPIAPITAQFLQYLEVLQELNVDSVGDFVEMASTLIELKSRSVLPHEGEDEEPLEEPHQDLVRQLLEYKRYKDAASVLEERGRVWRDRFVRDAGAAGAPGPAKETQPIHEVELWDLVSAFGRIMKQHEPSRATSIVYDDTPIHVFMERIHERLVAQGHLALGDLFQPGMHKSTMVGIVLAVLELVRHHSVLAEQDALFGEVTLFPPTATEPAPPEAKQE, encoded by the coding sequence ATGAACTTTCGCGTCGATCTCGACATTTATCGCGGCCCGCTCGATCTGCTGCTGTACCTGGTGCGAAAGCACGAGGTCGCGATCGTCGATTTGCCGATCGCGCCGATCACCGCCCAGTTCCTACAATACCTCGAGGTGTTACAGGAGCTGAACGTCGATTCGGTCGGCGATTTTGTCGAGATGGCCAGTACCTTAATCGAGTTGAAATCGCGCAGCGTCCTGCCGCACGAAGGAGAGGACGAAGAGCCGCTGGAAGAGCCGCACCAGGATCTGGTGCGCCAGTTGCTCGAATACAAGCGGTACAAAGACGCCGCCAGCGTGCTCGAAGAACGCGGCCGCGTGTGGCGCGACCGCTTTGTGCGCGACGCCGGCGCCGCCGGGGCGCCGGGGCCGGCCAAGGAAACCCAGCCGATTCACGAGGTGGAGCTGTGGGATCTGGTCAGCGCGTTCGGCCGGATCATGAAGCAACACGAGCCGAGCCGGGCCACCAGCATTGTTTACGACGACACGCCGATCCATGTCTTCATGGAGCGGATTCACGAGCGGCTCGTCGCGCAAGGACACCTGGCGCTGGGCGACTTGTTCCAGCCTGGCATGCACAAGTCGACGATGGTGGGCATTGTGCTGGCCGTGCTGGAACTGGTCCGGCACCACTCGGTGCTAGCCGAGCAAGACGCCTTATTCGGCGAAGTCACCCTCTTTCCACCGACAGCGACGGAGCCAGCGCCGCCGGAAGCCAAGCAAGAGTGA
- a CDS encoding radical SAM protein: protein MYLSMARRLLVETDKRLLWKLAWTMGFRGMRSVQRHKARLRRGEFFPPFLYLSIINSCNLRCQGCWVDVSAKQQTIDLTAMNRVIREAKEQGNAFFGILGGEPFMHPEVLDIFAAHPDCYFQVFTNGQLITDDVARRLRELGNVTPLVSVEGTQIVSDERRGRLNVLNQTMAGLDACLRHKLLTGVCTSLCQTNYADLLTERWVDRLIEMGVMYCWFHVYRPVGPDPRPDLALTVEQQLQARKFVVEMRAKKPIVIIDAYYDGQGQALCPAATGFTHHVGPAGDIEPCPIIQFARESIHDAKPLRENIEQSTFLRDFRELAAGSTRGCIVLERPDLLERLVRKHDARDTTSRHTALAELHAMESRPSQAAGTEQVPEKNWAYRFVKRHFFNDFGAYAHPRAPEEVLADTSISAE from the coding sequence ATGTATCTCAGCATGGCGCGCCGGCTGCTGGTCGAAACCGACAAGCGGCTGCTTTGGAAGCTGGCTTGGACGATGGGCTTTCGCGGCATGCGTAGCGTCCAGCGTCACAAGGCCCGCCTGCGCCGCGGCGAGTTCTTTCCGCCGTTCTTGTACTTGTCGATCATCAATAGCTGCAACCTGCGCTGCCAGGGATGCTGGGTCGATGTGTCGGCCAAGCAACAGACCATCGACCTGACGGCCATGAATCGAGTGATCCGCGAAGCTAAGGAGCAGGGGAACGCCTTCTTTGGCATCCTTGGCGGCGAGCCGTTCATGCACCCCGAGGTGCTCGACATCTTTGCCGCGCACCCGGACTGCTACTTTCAGGTATTCACCAACGGGCAACTGATCACCGACGACGTGGCCCGGCGGCTGCGCGAGCTGGGGAACGTCACGCCGCTGGTCAGCGTCGAGGGCACGCAGATCGTTAGCGACGAGCGCCGCGGCCGGCTCAATGTCTTGAACCAGACGATGGCCGGGCTCGACGCCTGCCTGCGTCACAAGCTGCTGACTGGCGTTTGTACCAGCTTGTGCCAGACCAACTATGCCGACCTGCTGACCGAGCGGTGGGTTGATCGGCTGATCGAGATGGGGGTCATGTACTGCTGGTTCCACGTCTATCGTCCGGTGGGGCCCGACCCGCGGCCCGACCTGGCCTTGACCGTCGAGCAGCAATTGCAGGCTCGCAAGTTCGTCGTCGAGATGCGGGCCAAGAAGCCGATCGTGATCATCGACGCCTATTACGACGGCCAGGGGCAGGCATTGTGCCCGGCGGCGACCGGCTTTACGCATCACGTCGGCCCGGCCGGCGACATCGAGCCGTGCCCGATCATTCAGTTCGCCCGCGAGAGCATTCACGACGCCAAGCCACTGCGCGAGAACATCGAGCAGTCGACGTTCCTGCGCGACTTTCGCGAACTAGCCGCCGGTTCCACGCGCGGCTGCATCGTACTCGAGAGGCCCGACTTGCTCGAACGGCTGGTCCGCAAGCACGACGCCCGCGACACGACCAGCCGGCACACAGCCCTGGCCGAGCTGCACGCGATGGAGTCGCGTCCTTCCCAGGCGGCCGGAACCGAGCAAGTGCCCGAGAAGAACTGGGCCTACCGGTTCGTGAAGCGTCACTTCTTCAACGACTTCGGGGCGTACGCGCATCCGCGGGCACCGGAAGAAGTGCTGGCGGATACGTCAATTTCCGCTGAATGA
- a CDS encoding metal-dependent hydrolase, whose translation MLHNVPVRTHVHKSLTIEGYSRAAVQSYWRIPELKLGFDLGAQPWTFLGTGNWFVTHTHLDHVAALPVYVARRRLMKMEPPTIYLPEHAVETVEKILKLFTKLDRGRMPCTLVPTKPGDEIELSREHVVTVSQTYHTIPSLGFVVWERRRKLKAEYQHLGGAQIRDLRLAGTEVTEERRMPLVAYVGDSTAQGLDACPAMYEAQVLITEMTFVAPTHRKEKIRKFGHMHLDDILERRDKFKNELIIAGHLSTRYNSKQVRHYVERACPDMFDGRLLLWL comes from the coding sequence ATGCTGCACAATGTTCCAGTCCGCACCCACGTTCACAAAAGCCTGACCATCGAAGGCTACTCGCGGGCGGCCGTGCAAAGTTACTGGCGGATTCCCGAGTTGAAGCTCGGCTTCGATCTGGGGGCGCAGCCTTGGACCTTTCTGGGCACTGGCAACTGGTTCGTCACGCATACCCACTTGGACCACGTGGCGGCGTTGCCGGTCTATGTGGCCCGACGACGGCTGATGAAGATGGAGCCGCCGACGATCTATCTGCCCGAGCATGCCGTCGAGACGGTTGAGAAGATTCTCAAGCTGTTCACGAAGCTCGATCGGGGGCGAATGCCCTGCACGTTGGTGCCGACCAAGCCCGGGGACGAGATCGAGCTGTCGCGCGAGCACGTGGTCACGGTGTCACAGACTTACCACACGATCCCGTCGCTGGGCTTCGTGGTTTGGGAGCGACGCCGGAAACTGAAGGCCGAGTATCAGCACCTGGGCGGCGCGCAGATTCGCGACTTGCGACTGGCCGGGACCGAAGTGACCGAGGAACGCCGGATGCCGCTGGTGGCGTACGTCGGCGACAGCACCGCCCAGGGGCTCGACGCCTGCCCGGCCATGTACGAGGCCCAGGTGTTGATCACCGAAATGACGTTCGTAGCGCCGACCCATCGAAAGGAAAAGATTCGCAAGTTCGGGCACATGCACCTGGACGACATTCTGGAGCGACGCGACAAGTTCAAGAACGAACTGATCATCGCCGGTCACTTGAGCACGCGGTACAATTCCAAGCAGGTCCGGCACTATGTCGAACGGGCCTGCCCCGATATGTTCGACGGCCGGTTGTTGCTGTGGCTCTAG